The Candida orthopsilosis Co 90-125, chromosome 3 draft sequence sequence ATCATCAGCATCAGTCTCAtctaaatcaaaaatgacaTCCTgttcaacaagaacaatGGAGCTAGATATAAAGCTCAACACTCCAACAAATGAATACAACCATGCAAAAAACCGGAACACTTTAACTAAATCCAACATCTCTGTATCCAATCGATAAATCATTTTAAAATAGCCGAGTTTGAGTAATTGTGATCCAAGTAATGCACTTAAACCATAACAAGTTACAGGCAACGATATAGCCAATCCTTTATGTTTGGGGAAAATCTTTGCACAAGTTaacaaacttgaaaaatacaATGAGGAAGTAGCCAACccaatcaaacaaaatgacCCACAATACAATGCCAATTTACTACATCCAATTTGTACCAAATAACTATTGAGTGCATAACTAGGAACAAAGAACCACACGGATAAAAATGACAATACGGATGGGCCATAACAGTCGGATAAGTAGCCCAAAGCAGGAAGACACAAGTACATCCCACCTGCTGATAAGGAAGCTATCCAGTTTATTTCAAGATATGAAAGTCCAAGCACATTATGAAAAGATGGGCCAAATAAAGTGAATAGTAAAATTGATCCTGATACAAGACAGGAAAATAAGGCGACAGCAAATGCAGCTATTCGTAGATTAGTGGTTGAGATATGTTGAGATAAATATGATTTTATCAGGTACGAAATAGATTGAACCCATTTCATTTGAAGTGTTGTGCTaatagttgttgttgtatatGTAGTTGATCCGAAAAAGGAAGATCTTTGTATATGGTAAAAGAATTTGTTGCAACTGagtcaacaaaaagaaatgtgaGAGATGCAAGAGTTATATGCAGTATCAATAACAATTATCAGACCCTTTAAACAGGATACCCCAACATCATACAGCACCTACATCTCACTACTGTTTTCCCTAAACTCATTATTCAACATAATACAAAATTATGAAGTTAATTTTCTATTTATAGCAAaactctttttcaatttctcatcaCATTTCTTTAAAATATCATCTGCCaatacatcaattgaatgacTATAAAGCATGTTGTTTAGTCTTGATGGTTCGACAGGTAATTTAAATTGTGACTTCCATTCATCAGtatccaattctttttctccGTTCTTGGCTCTCTCtaaattatcaacttttctttgatgTTTCCACTGTTGAATCTTGCCTTGttcttttgaatattgtCTTTGATAATAGTTGAAGTTATTTTGGTCATAATTGAATGAATCTACTTGTCCATATAATGATTCTAACAAGTGTGCAGTTGAATTAGAATTGGATAACAAGTTGACGATATTGTAATCCGATTCGGATATCGATGATGGTCTAGATGATGCCAAGTATAAGTTGACCAAAGATTGGTTTTGTACGTCAAGTTCTAATTCGTCaaatatattcaaatatgatatcttgttcttttccaaatctcTTGATTTCCATTTACCATCGACATAAGAATTCATATATCCAGTGGACAATCTAAGtgctttcaaatttatttcttGTCCGATACTAGACATATCGTGGATTAAGATGAAAACATTTGGATTCTGTAATTGCTGTTGAGCTACAgcttcaaccaattgactAGTGACAAAATTACCAGAAATTGTGGATTGGAACCACCCTTGAAATTCAACGCCATAGCCCAATTTCTTGTAATTTTCTAATAAATCTTTTTGGTACTGACTTCCACTCTTAGATTTAAATGAGCCTCCTTCGTATTGATCTGGATATGGGAATGGGAAAATATGAGTGATATCAACCGTTTTGTCATCCTCAAACCCCAACAATGCACCTGAAAAAATGGATGGATAATGCTCTGATGTGTGTCTAAGTAATGATAACAatactgatgatgataaagtAACAGTATTAACTGTAGGAGGAGTATATTTGTTTGGCATGATGATGTTTCGTTAGCTTGTCTTATCAGTTCTTGTGCTTATTgcttatttgaaaaatttttctctGTTGATGGTTACTCatacaagaaaaaaatttaattaGCAGAttaaataaattttcaCATCCATTCcaactcatcaataaaAGAACTATATTTAACGATGTCTgaagttgataaagttgCTGAACAAGTACAAAAGACATACTTAGATGATGTCACTGGTGAACAAGTTTCCAAAACAGAATTAaaaaagagacaaaagCAAAGGGCCATTGAAGCTAGAAAAGCTCAAAAAGCACCAGCTGCTGCTCAAACTTCTGCCAAGTCatccaaaaagaagaacGAATTTGCTGATTTGAACCCAAACCAATTCCACGAGATCAGGTCTCgtcaaattgaagaattgagagaaaagaataatGCTGATCCATCTGCATTCAATCCTTATCCTCATAAATTCGAAGTCACCAAGAGATTACACGATTTTGTTAAGGAGTACAGTCACTTGAAGAGAGGCGAATCATTGAAAGATGTTACTCTTCAAGTTACTGGTAGAATTATGACCAAGAGGGAATCCGgatccaaattgaaattctaTGTTTTGAAAGGTGATGGTGTTGAAATTCAAGTTATGGCTCAAGCTCAAGATGCAGATTCACCAGAAGCCTTTGAAGAAATGCAcgatattttgaaaagaggTGATATTATTGGTGTTACTGGTTATCCAGGTAGAACCACCCCAGCTAAAGGTGGTGAAGGtgaattatcaattttCGCTCAAAAGGTGCAATTATTAACTCCATGTTTACACATGTTGCCAACGGAGCATTATGGTTTCAAAGATCAAGAAGCTAGATATAGAAAACGTTACTTGGATTTGATTATGAATGATTCAAGTAGAGAAAGATTTAGAGTTAGATCCAAAATTATTCAATATATCAGAAAGTTTTTGGACCAGCGTGATTTcgttgaagttgaaaccCCGATTTTGAATGTTATTGCTGGTGGTGCCACTGCTAGACCATTTACCACTCATCATAATGATTTAAATATGGAAATGTTCATGAGAATTGCACCagaattgtttttgaaagaattggttGTCGGTGGTATGGATAGAGTTTATGAAATTGGAAGACAATTTAGAAATGAAGGTATTGACATGACCCATAACCCAGAATTCACCACTTGTGAATTTTATCAAGCATATGCTGATGTATATGATTTGATGGACATGACCGAAATGATGTTTTCGGAGATGGTTAAGGAAATCACTGGTGATTACAAAATCACCTATCACCCGGATGGCCCAGAAGGAGAAGCCATGACTTTAGATTTCTCAAGACCATGGAAGAGAGTTAATatgattgaagaattggaaaaagtcTACAATGTTAAATTCCCAGCTGGTGATCAATTACATACTGCTGAAACTGgtgaatttttgaaaaaagtaTTAAAGGACAATAATTTAGAATGTTCACCACCATTAACCAATGCTAGAATGTTGGATAAATTAGTTGGTGAATTAGAAGATGcatcaatcaatccaaCATTCATCTTTGGTCATCCACAAATGATGTCTCCATTGGCTAAAAAAGATAGAAACATTCCAGGATTGTGTGAAAGATTCGAGGTGTTTGTCGCCACTAAGGAAATTTGTAATGCATACACAGAGTTGAATGATccatttgatcaaagagCAAGATTTGAAGAACAAGCTAGACAAAAAGCTCaaggtgatgatgaagctCAAATGGTTGATGAAACTTTCTGTAATGCTTTGGAATATGGTTTGCCACCAACTGCTGGTTGGGGTTGTGGTATTGATCGTTTGGCTATGTTTTTGACTGATTCAAATACTATTAGAGaagttttgttgttccCAACTTTGAAACCAGATGCCTTGGTTTTGAAAGGTGAAGAACCTTTGaagaatgaagaagagaagtAGATCCACGTGTATAGTTTTTATTTAGAAAAATAGATAAATTATATAATCTTGTATTACCTTCTTGCTAATTTACCATCTCGTTTCATTTCTAGTGCCTTCTTGTATGGTGGAGCAGTTGGTCTTTGTACAGGATCCAACGTTATAGAATCCAGATCCAAGGAGTAAGTTGCATCAgaatcaatatcattgaCATCACCACATGCAACAAATTCTACCTTCAACCTTGCATCATCCTCATTATTATCATAAACATCCTCACTGTGTTTAAGTCCAGCACCTTCAAAAAACTCATCTGTcagttgattcaaatctAGCTTGGGAACCCAATTCGGTATTGGTTTATATCCTAGACATACAATAAAAGCTTCCAAACTTGTACCTCTCGAACTACGAGGTTTGGCACAATACACTTTGGTGAAGAACTTCAGCAATTGATAATAcatcaaatcaatatctCTTCCACGGAAAATTTTTGCTACAAACGATCCGCCTGGTTTCAAAATGCAAGTAGTTAATTGGAAAGCAGCCCATACAAGTTGATGCTGTACGTATTCATCCAAGTCATGCAACCCAGTAACATCTGGAGCACCGTCACTGCATACAAAATCAGCCAATCCATCACCTTTACCACCATCTTTAAAACAatccaaaatttgttgcaacGTTTTAGGGTGAGTTATATCTGCTTGTAGCGTCGTAACATGATCTATAGGAGTCATTGGTTGTAGATCCACAGCAACAATCCTAGCATCTGGATTAGAGCCTAGTTTATGACTAAGTACCTGAGACCATGAGCCTGGCGCCGCACAAAGATCCACGACACGAGTTATGTTGCTTAAGAGGTTAAATTGTTGGTCTAATTGGAGTAGTTTGTATGCTGATCTTGCTCTATAGCCATCTTCCTTGGCACGTCGGTAGTACAAGTCTCTTTTGTCTTTACTTGTTTTCCCCATCGTAATGTCGTGATGCCGTTTTCAACTCAGTAGTGCATCTCTCTCTTCACTTTCACTACTTTTGCAATCAATCACACAATGTGattgaggaagaagaaaaaaaaagaaaaaaaattcaactttttaaACCAAtaagtatttgaaaattttccatCTGACACAGAGTGACAGCTGACATCGccaatttaccaaatgtTACAACCATATAGGCTACAGGGTGGCATACGATCATTCACTACGCGCACCACTTTACTTCAAAAGTTCCTCACCCCAAATGAAttaatttccaaaactaaacaacaacaactcgaatctcaacaatttcaatcacaattgcgtcaaaatcaaaactcATATTCACCCAAAACATTAAGTTCTCACGCCACATTCCCAGAAAACCACAAGCGTCCGATTCCTCTTAATGTTGAACTATTACAATACAAACCGTTGAGATTACCACAAACTCATGGTGATGAAGTAGCCACATTAAGCTTAAAAGGttataatgaagatgatttaatTCGTATGGGTGAATTTGCATTACGAGCAGCTTATTACTTGGGTATCCCCATGTCGAAATTGACTTCACTCAAAACTGAAAAGAGATTATATACCGTTATTAAATCACCTTTTGCTCAAGcgaaaacaaaacaaaatttccatCGAATTACGtataataaacaattggttGCATATGATGCTAACTcggaaattgttgatttatgGTTGAGTTATGTAAACAGGTACAAGTTGCAAACTGTTGATATGAATGCCACTGTTGTGGCGAGGGAAGGATTGAATTataatgaagaattggctaaattggaagaatttgaattgcCTGATGCGTATGAAGGGTTGGAAGATCCAGTTGCTCAAAAAGTTAAAGAGTTGTTACAATTGGATGAGTTTAAGAGAACTTTATAACTGTGAATCttgtatatatgtatatataaattTAGGCTGAGGTGTTAATTCACCCGTAAATATCCCATCCTTCTTCTGCTTCCTCTTCCGAATCCTCTTCTTTAGCTTTtctaatttcttcttcaatccGTTTCCTCCTATTCTCTTCAACTTCCAAAACATTAGTTCTACACATGGGACAGGTGGAGTTTGTCATTAACCAAGGTCCAATACATTCCAAATCATAAAAATGTTTAGAGTTTTTAACACCACATGGTAACTTCACAATTAATGGGTACTTGTcatctttgaatttgtttgtACATATGGGacaaaattcatcatccGATAATTGAGATACAGGTACTCGTTCTAAAGTGTCAAGGAATTCCAGATTGACACCTGTTTGTTTTGGGTTGGAATCTAAGATGTTCAATAATGAATCAGCAAGTTGGgaattttccaaagttcgcaattgatttaatgCAGCTGATAAAGATTCGAGGGATGTTGCTGATTCTGTGAAACGATCGTCTAAGGAAGAGGATATTGAAGTGGGGTtgtgatttgtttgatgagAGTGGATAAATGAATCGATAATCCCACTCAAGGTATCATGATTTCTACCTCGTCGTTGAGTATCTTGTGGTTGCGTACGCGTAATATTGTGTTCCTCTAGATTATGCATTAGTATAAGGTTATCAAGTCATAACACCATGTTAGCGTACCGTCGTATGTAGACATTCTTGATGCTGCAAAATAGTTGAATCTGGAGATTTTTGggcttttttttttgacgGCAAAACTGAAACCAAAGGGTTTGATTATGAAGGAATTAATTGATACTAGGCTCTGAAAACTGCTGCTAACCCATTAAGGTTATTAATCTATTACAATGCTATACCGTGAATTAACTATATATATTCCTCGCCAGAATCACGTTCTCACTCAATGTCTTTTTACCTTTAAATTCTTCGCCCATAGAATCCTCTTCTCCTTCCCCCTCTTCCAGTTCTtcctctttcaaatcactaTGATTAGGATGATAGTGATTAAAATAATCAACATGTTTGGCACTGTTTGTATTACTTAGAAACAATGGCGTCATGGGTGGATCTTCAATTGGCGTTTGTACAGGATTCAAAACGGGTGAATCATCTCCCTTAACTGCTTTATACATGGCTCCACTTCCAGCTTTATGTACAATATATTGTGGTTTTGAATGATGCAGCTGAAACAGCGCTTGTTGGTTTGCTCCAGTCTTTAAAATATTGGCACTTGAACTCGGAGGTGTTTGTGACGATAACCAGAATCGAGAAGGGGATCCACCTAAAGAGACTGGATCCAAGTTTGGTGAGTTGGGAACTGTTCCTGGAGTTGATAGCATAACAGCAGCGTTGTTGTAAGTCGATGGTATAGCTAACGGTTGAAAGCCTATACTATCAGGTGAGCTTAGGTTCAAAAGTTGCGCCTGTTGTGaatgctgttgttgttgttgttgttgttgttgttgttgttgttgttgttgttgttgttgttgttgttgttgttgttgttgttgttgttgttgttgttgttgttgttgttgttgttgttgttNNNNNNNNNNNNNNNNNNNNNNNNNNNNNNNNNNNNNNNNNNNNNNNNNNNNNNNNNNNNNNNNNNNNNNNNNNNNNNNNNNNNNNNNNNNNNNNNNNNNNNNNNNNNNNNNNNNNNNNNNNNNNNNNNNNNNNNNNNNNNNNNNNNNNNNNNNNNNNNNNNNNNNNNNNNNNNNNNNNNtgttgttgttgttgttgttgttgttgttgttgttgttgttgttgttgttgttgttgttgttgttgttgttgaattggtgGTGACATAGTAGTTGCCCGTTGATATAGTTGTAGTCTCTGTAAATTTGAATACGATGCAGTACGTGAAGTTTTTGGCATCAATATGGACAGTTGGtgcagttgttgttgttgttcgCTATATTTCGACGATATGTCTTGATTCAACGAAAGCAATGATATTGTAGATGATGAAGGTATTAGCTTCCCATCTAGATCCTTACCTACTGAGCTAGCCAAAAGTTGTGGTTCAGGGTGTTCCATATATCGTATATTGTTGGCCTCTTCTTCGTTTATAACCTCACTTATACGCAACATGGGATGCTCTTGTGATATTGACTGATATTTCTGCGGCTGCAGCAGCTGGTACGGCAGGTGTGGGGAATGCATTtctggttgttgttgttgttgttgctgtagATGCAGAGTAGATGCATTGATATTTTTCTCTCCCGCTAAACTAGTTGAAAGTAACGATCGCCTTTGTTGGCGTACATCAGTATGACTATTCATGATTAAACTAAGCTGTAATATACTCTTTGGTGTACTTGGTCGTTAAATATGCATGTATGTTAATGATTAGTCCTTAATGCATATAAATGTGTAagactttgaaaattgttgagattAGAAAGATTGAAGATTGTAAGTTTGTAACAATTGATAAGAagaaaaagcaaaaaaaattttctttcgTAATTTGTGACAAAAAGGGTAGAATCTTTATAGGAGATAGAATGTTACATTAGTATAATACTACTTTATACTTCAGATGCAAGTCACCAAGTAGACTGAAAGTATTCGCTCCAGTAGTTATTTGGACTTCAATGTAATTTCTTGCATGTTGAGTCCATAGTTCTCTCAGTATTAAAAATAGGAGAGGTTTTACGATAACCAAAAACTATATACAGTATCAAAGAACTACCATCTTTGTTGGGAAGTACTCAAGCCTATCTGTATACGAACACAACAAAACCGGTGTATCTGAGTCATGACTCATGAGCTATAACATATATTTTAATCATATATTTTCTACACTTATATCTTGTGGAAAATAGCACCTACCCAACAAAATTCATCACCCCGTTTTAAAACTTCTAATGTAAACCTTCATCCTCAGGGTCAATTTTAAACACTTTATCTGGATTCAATATCCTATTTGGATCTAATGCCAATTTAATCTTTCTCATCATATCTATTGTATCTTCACCTAGTTCCAATTGTAAAAAGTTACGCTTCGAATTCCCAATTCCATGTTCACCAGTAGCTGTTCCATCGTTTGCTATACCCAATTCAACCATCTTATTCACCATTTTCTCAGCTTCATCtctttcattttgtttgtaaaAGATGCTAGCATGGAAATTTCCATCACCCGCATGGGCAAcgattgttgatttgaaaggGGAGTCTTCAATccaattattgatgatagTTAAGACGTGGGATAATTTAGATAATGGAACTGCAATATCAGTGAGCCACATCTttacatcttcatcaatttcactAAGACTCCAATTTGTCATAGCGTAAAGAGCGTTTTTTCTAGCTGAAAAGAgttcttcttgttcttgtttgttttcagcaaatttgaaactggCGGCGTCATTCTCTTTTGTTAACACCTGAAGTACTTTCACACTCTCTTTGACAACTTTATCATTTATTCCACctagtttgaaaaatatagTAGGTGCCTCCAACATTGGCTTGCTAGTGTATTCACCGtaattcaaacaatgaatCATATTCGCANNNNNNNNNNNNNNNNNNNNNNNNNNNNNNNNNNNNNNNNNNNNNNNNNNNNNNNNNNNNNNNNNNNNNNNNNNNNNNNNNNNNNNNNNNNNNNNNNNNNNNNNNNNNNNNNNNNNNNNNNNNNNNNNNNNNNNNNNNNNNNNNNNNNNNNNNNNNNNNNNNNNNNNNNNNNNNNNNNNNNNNNNNNNNNNNNNNNNNNNNNNNNNNNNNNNNNNNNNNNNNNNNNNNNNNNNNNNNNNNNNNNNNNNNNNNNNNNNNNNNNNNNNNNNNNNNNNNNNNNNNNNNNNNNNNNNNNNNNNNNNNNNNNNNNNNNNNNNNNNNNNNNNNNNNNNNNNNNNNNNNNNNNNNNNNNNNNNNNNNNNNNNNNNNNNNNNNNNNNNNNNNNNNNNNNNNNNNNNNNNNNNNNNNNNNNNNNNNNNNNNNNNNNNNNNNNNNNNNNNNNNNNNNNNNNNNNNNNNNNNNNNNNNNNNNNNNNNNNNNNNNNNNNNNNNNNNNNNNNNNNNNNNNNNNNNNNNNNNNNNNNNNNNNNNNNNNNNNNNNNNNNNNNNNNNNNNNNNNNNNNNNNNNNNNNNNNNNNNNNNNNNNNNNNNNNNNNNNNNNNNNNNNNNNNNNNNNNNNNNNNNNNNNNNNNNNNNNNNNNNNNNNNNNNNNNNNNNNNNNNNNNNNNNNNNNNNNNNNNNNNNNNNNNNNNNNNNNNNNNNNNNNNNNNNNNNNNNNNNNNNNNNNNNNNNNNNNNNNNNNNNNNNNNNNNNNNNNNNNNNNNNNNNNNNNNCAGACATGGCTCCGTACCTAGAAGCATTAATACCAGAAGCATTTGTGGCAATCATTCCTGAGATCAACCCCAGCGGTCCACAATCGGTACCAAACATCAACCCGTATGGctccaaatcttcattaaGCCTTTGCCAATTAACACCACACTgtacaacaacatccaAGTCATTGTCATTGACCGCCAACACTTTGTTCATACGCGATGTATCTATGACAACACCATGACGAGTAGAATGAAAGTTGCCTTCAATACTAGTGCCTCCTGAGAATGGAACCACTGGAACCCGCTCTCGGTTgcaaatcttcaacactTGTGATACTTGTTCAGTTGACGTTGGATAAAGCACGTATTGCGGAACTTCGCCTTTCAATGGCGCATGTGTGGTGAATTCATTGCTAGTATGATGATCTATCTCAGGTTTGCTACTACCTACTTCAACTCCAAGATTGACAATTTCAGAAACAATTGTCGAAACGTTGTTGCAGTAATTTGGAGGATCAagtgatttcaattttgttgttgacgaATTGggaaacaaattcaatggcGGATCAGTCAACACTTTATATTGACCATACTTGTATGCGCCATATGATACTATTGCCGTACCTGTGAATCCACAAAAGATCGATTTAAACGGTAGTCTCCTCCAAGACATCTCCAACTATAGTGTGCAGTTAAGAGTATTTCGGTGTTATGGACCTTCGGTGTCAATATGTCGAAGTTGTGAAGTTTTTCACACTATGGCGCATCCCTAAATAGGTAATGGTTGTGCGCTTTATTACCCCAAACAAACTTTACGAAACTGACACACaatgtttttattttttattcatACCAATGTGGCACAACTTGTTACTATTTCGTGCCCTCAAGATTAAAATTCTAATATAATGGCATCAGGCTCATCAATCAGGATAAATATACAGAAATTCATTTTGGGTAATTGTATAGTTTGAATAAATATATCTAGatggtttgaaaaattgtgtttttgGTATGAATAATTATGTCGCATTACTatgaataaaaaataaaaacactGTATAGCTTTCAACTATTCTTACATCGTTTCTATTGAACCTTattgtcaattgttgtCCTATTTGTGCTCGTAAcccaaatcaaataaaCTAACACCGGTCGTATAAGAGGGGTGCCAATCAATGGGGACAAAGCATGAGTTaaaataatcaattgtAATATTTCCTCGTTTTGCATATCTAAGTCGGATTTGTACAGTTCTGGTCAATACGCATACAATGCTTTTAAATCGAATACATCATTAAGAATGTAGTAAAATACCCAATCGCATATGATCATCGAAGTAAGGCCAAAGATAACAATGGGTATGAACCAAAATGTCAATGTTGTCTTTTTGAATGCTGAAACAACTTTGTCTATGGATTCAgtatccaaattgaaaggtAAGACAACTTTGTCTATGGATCCAATACCTGTATTAAAAGGTAAGACTGTtagttttttctttgttttgaaatagAATTTGACTGATAAAATGAACATAATACAGTTGAATAATTGGCTCGtataattcaaaattttgtaactGATTTCTGGCagaattgtttttgatgttCAAAAAAACGAGATGGTAATCAGCCCTTCAAAATATGAATGTGTAAGACTTATAATAAATGCAGAGGCTAATGGAAATTTAGTTGCAATTCGAGACCATTCGGGCAAAAACCCTCTATAATTAGCATCGCTTTTGTAGTAATAAATGGCACCAAGTCccattgaaaataataGAGCCAcataaaattgaaatagTGCATCAAGCATTGAAATGAGAAGTGAAAGGAAACTTAGAAAGGATTCTATGGAAGACCCTTGGTATGGTGCAAACACGctattttgaacaaataaGTagcaaaaatcaaataacCTCATTAGCACAAACGGAACAAATGTTAACATGACAAGTGTATTCATCGCAGCTTTTACTGAGCTCAAGCTCTGAGATCCTCCTGCACTCAAATCtttcaagaatttgaaaattgctGCAATAGTCGCAAACAAGATAATAAAGATccatttcaaacttgtgTAATACAAGTAAGAACTGTATCTCATGTTGCCATAGTAATTTTTGAAGTGCACAGGTAATTCAAAGTCTGGTGCCTTAACTGGGTCTGGTGCAATGTAAACACAATAAGTCCCTGACTCTGAAACAAGAAATATAATCTCTTTGTCGATGACACCACTCCAGAATCTCAATGTATCAACTGAATGGTCCTTAGcagcatcatcaataaattttcCATCGCCGCCCAACATCGTCGAATACAATTCGGTTTTGTTTGTGGGATACAAGTCAGTAAAATTCTCAATTCTAGGGACAGAtgcaaaattgacaatgtttttgtaattgaagATCAAGCCGAAAATTTCGTAGTCAACAACAGTCTCATTCACAAAGAGTCTGACATATGAGTTGTCGTTGTTGGCCTTTGCTTGAATCCAACGGCAAATAGCACCATTCTCGCCAGTGAGAATTGTTGGCTCTGTGGCAACAACGCTGGAGGTAATATACAAAAGACAATAAATCAAGGATCTGATAAGTATGAACATGTCTCGAGTTTACTTCATTCCCTCAAGATGGTAGCAACTCTCGctaaataaataaaaaataaacacAGTAAGCCCTGTATATTGTCACGTGCAAGAAAGATACACACCTACACTACCATAACTCAATCATACAGAGTACATCTATAACCGGTCTATGAAAAGATTAATCAAACAATATACAGATTTGTCCTCCTCCAATCACATTCATTTAATACTCTCCCTTATCGGTTGGatcaattttaaaaatCTTATCAGGATTTAAAATTCTATTAGGATCCAACGACAACTTAATCTTTCTCATCATGTCAATCGTATCCTCACCCAACTCCAACTGTAAGAATCTCCGCTTGGCATTTCCTATACCATGTTCA is a genomic window containing:
- a CDS encoding Krs1 tRNA-Lys synthetase gives rise to the protein MSEVDKVAEQVQKTYLDDVTGEQVSKTELKKRQKQRAIEARKAQKAPAAAQTSAKSSKKKNEFADLNPNQFHEIRSRQIEELREKNNADPSAFNPYPHKFEVTKRLHDFVKEYSHLKRGESLKDVTLQVTGRIMTKRESGSKLKFYVLKGDGVEIQVMAQAQDADSPEAFEEMHDILKRGDIIGVTGYPGRTTPAKGGEGELSIFAQKVQLLTPCLHMLPTEHYGFKDQEARYRKRYLDLIMNDSSRERFRVRSKIIQYIRKFLDQRDFVEVETPILNVIAGGATARPFTTHHNDLNMEMFMRIAPELFLKELVVGGMDRVYEIGRQFRNEGIDMTHNPEFTTCEFYQAYADVYDLMDMTEMMFSEMVKEITGDYKITYHPDGPEGEAMTLDFSRPWKRVNMIEELEKVYNVKFPAGDQLHTAETGEFLKKVLKDNNLECSPPLTNARMLDKLVGELEDASINPTFIFGHPQMMSPLAKKDRNIPGLCERFEVFVATKEICNAYTELNDPFDQRARFEEQARQKAQGDDEAQMVDETFCNALEYGLPPTAGWGCGIDRLAMFLTDSNTIREVLLFPTLKPDALVLKGEEPLKNEEEK
- a CDS encoding Trm7 protein (S. cerevisiae homolog TRM7 has tRNA methyltransferase activity, has role in tRNA methylation, translation and localizes to cytoplasm); protein product: MGKTSKDKRDLYYRRAKEDGYRARSAYKLLQLDQQFNLLSNITRVVDLCAAPGSWSQVLSHKLGSNPDARIVAVDLQPMTPIDHVTTLQADITHPKTLQQILDCFKDGGKGDGLADFVCSDGAPDVTGLHDLDEYVQHQLVWAAFQLTTCILKPGGSFVAKIFRGRDIDLMYYQLSKFFTKVYCAKPRSSRGTSLEAFIVCLGYKPIPNWVPKLDLNQSTDEFFEGAGLKHSEDVYDNNEDDARLKVEFVACGDVNDIDSDATYSLDSDSITLDPVQRPTAPPYKKALEMKRDGKLARR
- a CDS encoding Rsm10 protein (S. cerevisiae homolog RSM10 is structural constituent of mitochondrial small ribosomal subunit), yielding MLQPYRLQGGIRSFTTRTTLLQKFLTPNELISKTKQQQLESQQFQSQLRQNQNSYSPKTLSSHATFPENHKRPIPLNVELLQYKPLRLPQTHGDEVATLSLKGYNEDDLIRMGEFALRAAYYLGIPMSKLTSLKTEKRLYTVIKSPFAQAKTKQNFHRITYNKQLVAYDANSEIVDLWLSYVNRYKLQTVDMNATVVAREGLNYNEELAKLEEFELPDAYEGLEDPVAQKVKELLQLDEFKRTL
- a CDS encoding hypothetical protein (two adjacent ORFs in C. orthopsilosis correspond one gene in C. parapsilosis), with product MLSTPGTVPNSPNLDPVSLGGSPSRFWLSSQTPPSSSANILKTGANQQASFQSHHSKPQYIVHKAGSGAMYKAVKGDDSPVLNPVQTPIEDPPMTPLFLSNTNSAKHVDYFNHYHPNHSDLKEEESEEGEGEEDSMGEEFKGKKTLSENVISARNIYS